In the genome of Fibrobacter sp., the window AAGAAGTCCACTCCTCTACAGAAGACCTGATCGTCATCGAACAGGCCGACGTAAAGTCTGCCATGAAGAAGGTCTGCTTCTTGGACAACAGCGAAGAGTCCAGCGACGCTCTTGCCGCACTCTCCGGCCCTGAAAAGATTATCTTCACGGCAAACCTCAGTTCTTGGCCCGACGAAATTTTGGACAAAATAGTCGATGTCACCAAGAACGGCGGAAAGACCCTGCTGCTTTCGGACATGACCCAGGACGACGTGGATTTCTTGAACCAGAGCCACCAATTCGACTGCACCCTGGAATCCCACTGGACCACCGGTGCCAACGGTATCAGCCTGCACTACATTCCCGACGGTTCTGAGCTCTTGAAGGTGTTCGGCACAAACGTCCTTGACCATACGGCGGCCGCTGTCATGCCGAGCCTTTCCATGAGCAAGCTGGAAGGGGCAAAGGTATACGCCCAGTCCCTTTCCATCAAGGATGGCGAAATCAAGGGCGGTGTGGACCTGCAGACCCTCCCCTTCGGCAAGGGCAAGATCGTGTTCAACCAGTTCAATATCTTCGAAGGTCTTGAAACAAACGCACTGGCAGATGCTCTCTTCACAGCCATTGTGGATATTCTCTAGGCCGACAATCAAGTCGATTTATAAAAATGCCCCTCACGGGGCATTTTTTTGTGTCTACCAAAAAAACGGAATGCCATTAAATATATATTTGAAATATGAAATTTCTAAAGTTTGTTCCGCTCTTTGTAGCCCCGATTCTTTTGGCCGGATGTGCCGGTTCTTCTAATGGGGACGACCTTGAAGTCCCAACCAATCTCCCCCCCATTTGCCGCGACATTGACTTTGTAGCCAATCCCGACATGCGTGAAATGTGCGGAGTTCGCAGGGTCCATAACAAGGCGTACAGGAACATTCCCCAACAGCGCTACTTGATTAACCCCAACGGAACCTCCATTGTAAAAACCGACGGCCAGCTGGAACTTCGTTTCCAGAATTCCCTACCGCTGTACCTGGACGGTCCCATCACTCGGGAACTTCAGTTCAACCAGGAAAAGAGACTGGAAAAGGTCCAGAACAGCTACGACTACCACGAAATCTACAGCGGCAAGGAACGCATTAGAATTTTCAAGATGGGTATCCCGACCGACATGGGTAATACCTACGATTTCTGCTTCCGGATTCCCGAGAAAAAAGGCAACGCCAGAACTCGCAGTGTGGCCATGGGTAACCATATTGAGGCCATGACTTGTGACGACTTTGATTTTCTTGTAGCCCAGGATAACGAAAGAAAAGCAGCCAAGAAGAAGTAGTTTGCGTGGCCGGCGAAAACAAGTACATCCATAACGCCCTCAAGCAAGTCCACCTGGAAACATCCTGCACCTCCATCAACGGATTTTCCATTTCCGGGCTTGCGACCTATTTGCAATTTCCCGAACTGGACTTTGTGGTCGACATGGGCGAATGCCCTCTTTCGGCCACATCCATCAACCATATCTTTTTGACCCACGCCCACGGAGACCACGCCCGTTGCCTCATGCGGCACCACAGCCTCCGCAAGATGATGGGCGTCGAGCGTGATAGCGTTTACTACATGCCGGCCTCCATTGCCAAAGGGGCAAAGGAATGGATTCGTGCCGAGGCCATGTTCGAGGGAGTCCCCGAAACCAAGTTCCGGCTGCCTGAAATTTGTGCCGTAGAAGCAGGAGCGATGATTCCGCTGCGGTACCGCAAGGACCTGGTGCTGAAACCTTTTGACGTAAAGCATTCCGTGCCTGCCATGGGAGCGACCCTGTTCCTGCACAAGCGGAAGCTAAAAGACGAATACCTGGGAAAAACTCCTGGCGAAATCATCGAACTCCGCAAGTCCGGCGTAGAGATTACCCGTGAAGTCTATGAGCCCCTGATAAGTTTCATGGGCGACTGCCTGGGCGAAAGCCTCAAGGAGAATCCAGAAATTTTCAAGTCCAAAATCCTTGTGACGGAATGCACCTTTTTGGACGACGAGGACGAACCCATGAGCCGCAAGAAGGGCCACACCCACCTGCAGCACATCGTCAATACCCTGGAAAAATTCGACGACGAAATCGCCTGCGAAAAAATCATCCTCACCCACTTTTCCATGAAGTATTCCGAAAGGCATATCCGCGAAATGCTGGACAAGAAAATGCCTGAAAAGTTCAAGGAAAGAATTATCCCCTTTATCTAAGATGGAAAAAGAAGAAAAAGAAATTGTCGTTCCTGAATTTTACAGGGACCTAAACGAAGACCCCGAAAAGAAGGGGCTCTGGCACTACGTGTTCCGGAGCGACGACGGACGAAAGCCTATCCGCACGCCCGACGGCAAGCCCCACAAGCTCCCCTTCCAGTGGAAGGACATGTTCCCGAACGAAAACGGCCACATCGAAGTGGAAATCGGTAGCGGCAAGGGAACCTTCATGATCGAATACGCCCAGAAGCATCCGGATTACTTTATCATGGGAAGCGAATGGGACTACACCTGGGCCGCATTCGCCCATACGCGGATGGAAAGCCGAAAGGTCTTGAACAATGCCGCCATGCTCCGGGGTGACGTGTTCTACTTTTTGCGGGATGCCGTCAAGGACAATACCGTTGACGCCTTCCACATGTACTTTCCGGACCCTTGGCCCAAGGAACGCCACCACAAGAACAGGCTTCTGCGACCGGATTTCTTGGCAGAAGTAGCCAGAGTTTTAAAACCCGGCAAGAGGATTTTCTACTGGGGTACCGACCACAAAGAATACAACGAAATCGCCCTGGAAACTTTTGACGCTTTCCCGGGCTGCAAGGTGATTGTGCGCAATACCGCAGAACCTACCGAAGGTATTTCTACCGGCTTTGAACGCAAGTACAAGAAAGAAGGTCGTCCCATCTACCGAAGCGTCATTGAATTCGAAAAGTGAGTTGTGAGTTATGAGTTGTGGGTTGTCGGGTGTGACTATTAAGACAAGAAGAATTGATATTTTTTCATTTTTCACTTTTAATTGACAGCAACTTGACTAACGCTTTTTTCTAATTTGTATCCGCCATGTTGAAGTCCCTGAGTATAAACGGTTTCACGCTAATTGCCAAGCAAGAGGTTCCTTTCCACGAGGGCTTTACCGCCATCACCGGCGAAACCGGTGCAGGCAAGTCCGTGCTGATGAAGGCCCTGCGGCTCATCTGCGGTGACCGCGGGCAGTCTTCTATGGTCCGTGCAGGCGAAGAAAAGGCCGTCATCGAAGGAATCTTCGACATCAAGAAACTCCCCCAGGTCAAGGAACTGCTCGCCACCCTCGAAATCGACAGCGACGACGAGCTCATTATCCGCAGGGAGATTCTCGAAAACGGCAAGGGCAGGGCCCGGGTCAACGGAGCCGTAGTAAGCCTTTCCGATCTGGAAAAGATTGGAGACCTGCTCATCCAGATGCACGGCCAGAGCGAGCAGCTGCTGTTGCGGGACGTGCGTACCCACACCCAGATGCTGGACGACTACGCCGGCAACGGCGAACTTTTGAAGAACTACTCCAAGCTCTGGAGCGAATGGAATTCTATACGCAACAAGATTTCCGAAACGGAATCCAGGGCCAAGGAACTGGCCGCCCAGAAAGACTTTCTGAAATTCCAGTTCGACGAACTTTCCAAGGCAAACCTGAAGCTGGGCGAAGAAGAAGAACTGGAAGAAAAGGTCAGCCGCGGAAGCAAGGGCGAAGTCGAACAGAACTACCTGATGGAAATCCAGACCCTTGTAGGTAACGACAACGGCATCCTGGACCAGACCCAAAGCTTGCTCTCTAAGCTGAAGGGGCTCGCACAAAAAATTCCCCACTACGAAGAGGACCTGCAGGCCCTCATAGAAGTTTCGGACCCCTTCGAAAGCATCTGCAAAGACCTGATGCGCCGGACACCGGAAAAGTCCCTCAGCGCCGCCGAGCTGGACCGCGCCAACGGGCGCATCGCCGAAATCCAGAAGCTCAAGCGCAAGTACCGCACCGACGTCGCAGGCCTCCTGGAACTCACCGAAAAACGCAAAGAGGAACTGGGCTGCATCGAGAACCTGGACAGCGACCTTGAAGAACTGAACAGGCAGCTCAAGGCCTGCTCCGACAAACTGGAAAAGGCCGCGACGGAACTTTCCGACAGCCGCAAGAAGGCGGCGGCCGTCTTCGACAAGACGGTAGAAAGCAACCTGCAGAGTCTCGGCATGCCCAAGGCCGTATTCAAGACGCAAATTGCCGAACAGGCGCTTTCGTCAAGCGGAAAAGACCGTATCGAGTTCCTGCTGGCCCCGAACCCGGGCGAAGGTGAAAAAAGCCTGCAGAAGGCAGTCTCCGGCGGTGAACTTTCCCGCGTACTACTTGCCATCAAGACCGTCATGGCCGAACTGGACGCCGTACCGCTCCTGATTTTTGACGAAGTGGATTCCGGCATCAGCGGAGAGGTAGGAAACCGCATTGGCGAATCCCTGCGGAACCTGGGCAAGCACCACCAGGTATTGACCATCACCCACCTGCACCAGGTGGCAAGCCGTGCCAATCACCAGATTTCTGTCAGCAAGGCCGAAACAGACGGTCGTACATTTACTAGCGTTAAGGACCTGGATTACGAAGGTCGCATTGAAGAATTGGTCCGCATGCTGGGCGAAAATTCCGAAATCACTCGTGAACACGCGAAACAACTCTTGGAGAACAACCGATGAACGAGGTCACAAAAACAGAGGTTCGTTTCCGCAACCGCCTTTGGAGCGTACTTAGGGCAATTGTCTTTATCTGCGTTATTGCCTTTATATGGCAAGGCATGACCAAGATGGCAACCGCCTTTGTGGCTATCGCCCTTATTATGGGCTGGTTCAAGCTATACCAGCTTCGCGGTCAAGATATTGAAAAACCCTATTACAAGCTATGGCTCAACTTTATCGACGGTTTCCTCTCCTTTGCTGTCATGACCAGTATCTTCGTACGGGAACTGGTCTATACCGAAAGCGTCGAAAAAATTCTCGGCGTGGGCTGCGCCCTGCTCCTCGCCCGCCTTATCGCCCACACCCTGTTCTCCCTGGGCGTTCTTCGCGAAGGCAAGAAGCTCCCCCACAAGAGGCGCTGGAGCAAGCTTGCAAACCTCGCCACCACCATCACCATGGGCGTCTACCTGCTGAACCTTGAAGAATACCAGCAGATATGCATGGTGGCAACCATCCTCTTGATTCTCGCCTCTACCGTCGCTTACGCCTACTGGTACTATCGCGACCCCGCCCACCGAAAGCCCCTTTCTATCGCAAGCCAGCTTACCATGAGCCGTATCGTGCTCACCCCCTTCTTCTTGTGGGTGTTCTTCTACGACAACGATTTGGACTACAGCAACAACAGCCTTGTGTTCAAGGTGCTTGCCCTGGTCATGGTTCTCGGTTTTATGCTCACGGATTTCCTGGACGGAAAGCTCGCCCGTGCCATGGGCGAAGTCAGCACCCTGGGCAAATACCTGGACCCATTCAGCGACAAGATTTCCAACATGACCATTTTCATGTGCTTTATCGCCACTGGCTACGCCCCGGTGTGGATGGTAGCACTTATCTACTTTAGGGAATCTAGTGTCGAGACCCTCCGGACACTTGCCGCCAGCGAAGGCATGATTATGCCCGCCCGCCGTAGCGGTAAGTGGAAAACCGCCCTCCAGGGAATCGGCATCGTGGCTATACTTCTTGGGGCGATCGACCCCGTGCAAAAGCTGATTCCGAATTTCGAATCCATCTGGAATGTTTTCCCTCAGGCTGTCATGGGAGTCATTACCGCCATCACCATCATCAGCGGTATCGACTATTTCGTGTCCAGCAAGCATATCTTGAAAAAATTCGTCTAGCCCGGCCGCAAATCGCCCTGGACTACCATGTGGCAGAATCTCAATTTCAACTTTGAACCTTACGACTGGCTGCTCATCTTTATGGTGACGGCCCTGGGTACAGCCAGTGCCTACATGAAGGACCCGCAGCTCAAGGCGGTGGCGGCCACCATCCCGATT includes:
- the trmB gene encoding tRNA (guanosine(46)-N7)-methyltransferase TrmB, which translates into the protein MEKEEKEIVVPEFYRDLNEDPEKKGLWHYVFRSDDGRKPIRTPDGKPHKLPFQWKDMFPNENGHIEVEIGSGKGTFMIEYAQKHPDYFIMGSEWDYTWAAFAHTRMESRKVLNNAAMLRGDVFYFLRDAVKDNTVDAFHMYFPDPWPKERHHKNRLLRPDFLAEVARVLKPGKRIFYWGTDHKEYNEIALETFDAFPGCKVIVRNTAEPTEGISTGFERKYKKEGRPIYRSVIEFEK
- the recN gene encoding DNA repair protein RecN; this encodes MLKSLSINGFTLIAKQEVPFHEGFTAITGETGAGKSVLMKALRLICGDRGQSSMVRAGEEKAVIEGIFDIKKLPQVKELLATLEIDSDDELIIRREILENGKGRARVNGAVVSLSDLEKIGDLLIQMHGQSEQLLLRDVRTHTQMLDDYAGNGELLKNYSKLWSEWNSIRNKISETESRAKELAAQKDFLKFQFDELSKANLKLGEEEELEEKVSRGSKGEVEQNYLMEIQTLVGNDNGILDQTQSLLSKLKGLAQKIPHYEEDLQALIEVSDPFESICKDLMRRTPEKSLSAAELDRANGRIAEIQKLKRKYRTDVAGLLELTEKRKEELGCIENLDSDLEELNRQLKACSDKLEKAATELSDSRKKAAAVFDKTVESNLQSLGMPKAVFKTQIAEQALSSSGKDRIEFLLAPNPGEGEKSLQKAVSGGELSRVLLAIKTVMAELDAVPLLIFDEVDSGISGEVGNRIGESLRNLGKHHQVLTITHLHQVASRANHQISVSKAETDGRTFTSVKDLDYEGRIEELVRMLGENSEITREHAKQLLENNR
- the pgsA gene encoding CDP-diacylglycerol--glycerol-3-phosphate 3-phosphatidyltransferase, whose translation is MNEVTKTEVRFRNRLWSVLRAIVFICVIAFIWQGMTKMATAFVAIALIMGWFKLYQLRGQDIEKPYYKLWLNFIDGFLSFAVMTSIFVRELVYTESVEKILGVGCALLLARLIAHTLFSLGVLREGKKLPHKRRWSKLANLATTITMGVYLLNLEEYQQICMVATILLILASTVAYAYWYYRDPAHRKPLSIASQLTMSRIVLTPFFLWVFFYDNDLDYSNNSLVFKVLALVMVLGFMLTDFLDGKLARAMGEVSTLGKYLDPFSDKISNMTIFMCFIATGYAPVWMVALIYFRESSVETLRTLAASEGMIMPARRSGKWKTALQGIGIVAILLGAIDPVQKLIPNFESIWNVFPQAVMGVITAITIISGIDYFVSSKHILKKFV